Part of the uncultured Anaeromusa sp. genome is shown below.
ATATAGCACCTATTTCAAAACTTGCAAACAATGTTTCGAAAGTATACAGGATACAATCGTAAATTTTGAAGAAATTAATTGACAGTGATAGGGGAATGATTTACTCTAAATCCAAGAAAGAACTCCGCTTTCTAATTCCATAAAACACCGGCAGCGCTGCTTTCCTCTTCTGCAAAGAAGAGAGAAGGCAGTTTTTTTATGGCTTGTTTGCCTAAGAAATTCATAGGGGGAAAACATTATATGAAAGAAAACAAAGCAGCGTACCAGGTCGTTGACGAGTGCAAAAAAGAGATGATTCACCTTTGGGAAGAGCTTGTTACTATGGAAAGCGGACTTTTTTGCAAAACCGAAACCGATGCGATAAGTAGACGCATTGCCTCATTTATAGAAAAGATTGGCGGCAGAACCAGGGGCATTAGCATGGATGATGCCCCGGATGTGCTCATCGGAGAATTTGGAGATATGACGCAGCCTTTTGTTGTTTTAACAGGGCATATGGATACGATTTTTAAAAAAGGAACTCCAGAAGAACGGCCATTCCGAATCGAAGACGGCAAAGCCTTTGGTCCAGGCGTCTTGGATATGAAAGGCGGCATTGTCATTCTTCTATACGCGTTATTGGCTTTGCAAAAAATCGGCTATAAAAAGTATCCGATAAAAGTAATCCTTGTTGGCGATGAAGAGGTGGGGCACCAAAAAAGCTCAGCCATTTCAGCTATACAAAAGGAAGCGGTTGGCGCAAAAGCAGCCTTTAATTTTGAGACAGGTTTTGTCGATGGGGGCATTGTTGTAAAACGCAAAGGACTGTATCAATTTATGGTAGAGGTTTTCGGAAAAGGAGCGCATGTTGGAAATGACCCGGAAAATGGGCGAAGTGCGATCAAGGAGATTGCCTATAAGGTTCTCGACATAGAAGCGCTAACCGATTGGCAACAAGGAAATACCTTTAATGTTGGCTGGATTGAAGGGGGAACGGTTCCTAACGCAACTCCGGCGTATGCAAAGATTGTCTGTGATCTGCGTTGCGAGAATCCGGATACGCTGCCCCAAATAAAGCAATCGATTGAGGAAGTAGTAAAGAAAACCTATGTGGAGGGAACTTCTACAAAGCTAACTCCGCTTATTGAAGCGAAAGCGATGAAGAAACTAGATGCATCGATGGAACTGTTTGAGTGCGTGAAGAAAATCAGTGAACAGGAAGGTTTTGGAACGTTATATCCTAAGGAAGTCGGCGGCGTATCCGACTCGGCGTATTTCACTGACCTTGGGATTCCTACTCTTTGCGCGATGGGAGTGCAGGGGGGGCGCAATCATACGATTGAAGAATTTGCGATTGTAGAGACTTTATTTAGTCGCACCAAATTGCTATGCGCCGTATTGCTTGCTCTGGCATAAATAACAAAAAAATTAGGGGGAATTATGATGATGGATTTTGAACATAAGCTGACTTGGCGCGGATGGTTGTCGTTTGTTTTTATTGTAATTTCGTTCTCCGGAATTGTTGCCGGTCATCCTGTATTGGGGGCCATGGATTTTCAAAACCTGATTGGAGGTTTTGGCAAGATTGGCGCGGCGGATAGTTTTGTTGGCAAAGGCGGTACAGGGGCGCGAGACGGCTTTATGTTTGGTTTGACGCTGATTCCAACGGTAATGTTCGCTCTTGGCATGATCCGCGTTGTAGAATCTCAAGGCGCTCTTTTAGCGGCGGAAAAATTGATTCGCCCAGTTCTTCGTCCGCTCATGGGATTGCCAGGAGTTACAGGCCTTGCTATTGTCAGCAGCATGACCAGTACGGATGTCGGCGCGGCTATGACGAAGCAATTATACGAAGAAGGGCAATTGACCGATAAGGAACGCAGCATTTTTGTGGCTTATCAATATGCCGCTTCCGGTGTTATAACCAACACCTTCGATTGCGGAGCGCCGCTTCTTTCTATTGCGGTGCTGCCCATCGGCCTTATCCTGGCTGTGGAGATTTTCGTGAAAATTGTAGGCGCCAATGTAGTGCGGTTTTATTTGAAGTGGCA
Proteins encoded:
- a CDS encoding nucleoside recognition domain-containing protein, coding for MMMDFEHKLTWRGWLSFVFIVISFSGIVAGHPVLGAMDFQNLIGGFGKIGAADSFVGKGGTGARDGFMFGLTLIPTVMFALGMIRVVESQGALLAAEKLIRPVLRPLMGLPGVTGLAIVSSMTSTDVGAAMTKQLYEEGQLTDKERSIFVAYQYAASGVITNTFDCGAPLLSIAVLPIGLILAVEIFVKIVGANVVRFYLKWQDEKELVSESVQVKSA
- a CDS encoding M20 family metallopeptidase, translated to MKENKAAYQVVDECKKEMIHLWEELVTMESGLFCKTETDAISRRIASFIEKIGGRTRGISMDDAPDVLIGEFGDMTQPFVVLTGHMDTIFKKGTPEERPFRIEDGKAFGPGVLDMKGGIVILLYALLALQKIGYKKYPIKVILVGDEEVGHQKSSAISAIQKEAVGAKAAFNFETGFVDGGIVVKRKGLYQFMVEVFGKGAHVGNDPENGRSAIKEIAYKVLDIEALTDWQQGNTFNVGWIEGGTVPNATPAYAKIVCDLRCENPDTLPQIKQSIEEVVKKTYVEGTSTKLTPLIEAKAMKKLDASMELFECVKKISEQEGFGTLYPKEVGGVSDSAYFTDLGIPTLCAMGVQGGRNHTIEEFAIVETLFSRTKLLCAVLLALA